GCTCTAcctgtgtggtggtggtgggctgAGTGTCAAGATGTGTGTCATGTACATttgtatcaaaaataaataagtgaccaTGTGCCCTTTCTGATGCTTAGGGAACTGTGGGAGGGACTGGGGAGGTGGCAGACGTGAAACGGAGAAAGACCAACCTGGCGAAAGTATGAAGCAAGTGAAGACCACGACTCTTCCAGCCCCTGTACTTGAGggaagggaagcccctgtcatctCTTAGAGGAGTCCTGAAAATAACAATGTTTCAGTAAataccaccaccatccccaccacctgCTCACCCCTGGTGGTGGGAGGGGTCTATCACGCTACTAAACCCCAGTGTCTGAGGCCCCGCGGGCAAGAGGAGACAGGCCAGCGAGTGCCCAACTTGATACTAGAAACCCCCTACCTCAAACACGACCTAAATGGGCTAGGACAGTGCCCTGGGTGGGAGGGAGTCTGTGTGGCAGATGCACAAGCTCAACTCCAGGCTctactaaaataatttaataagaaaaacGGAGTTTTTGCAACGGAGGATGAGACagctcctttttctctcctccctttccccccccCCATCCCTCCCAGCAAACCACACACTAAGGACCAGCCCTTTTGCAGCGATTAGGCAGGACTGCGGCATCTGGCCACCAGGGGGCGGCCCTGCGCGCGGTCCACGTGGCACAGCCTCCCGACGGGAGGAGGAGCCGGACCTGCCacagtggcagggctggggcaggtcACTCGGAGCTGTCCCCATCCGGGCCGCTGTCCGGCGTGGGCGGGAGGAGGGGTCTCCGGCGGGAGCGCTTGACCCGGCGAGGGGGCATCTGCAGCCTCCGCTTCAGCACCGCTATGGGCAGGGTGGGGAGCTGTCAAGGGCAGGGAAGCcatggggggcggggcggggcagggcagggcaggtgaGGAGGGGAACTTCTCACCAGCCACTGTGTCCTGGCTGTCCACTGTGGGCTCCCAGTAGATGCTCTCCCCACGCCTGAAGTTTCGGTGCAGCCGCGTGCAGAGCGTGGCCAGGGTGAGCAGCACCAACAGGAAGGTCAGGGCCATGGCAGCCCAGGCGGCCTCCTCCGTGCGCGGGGTGGGGCCCCGGGCTGCCGGCGGAGGCGCTGCTGCGCGAGCGGCCGGGGAAGCCTGACTTGGACAGGCACAGACCCCTGGGCTGCTTTGCCCTTTGGGCACCTGAGCCTCTAGCCTGGAGCTGACACTGCTTCCAGGCCCCCCAAGCAGCAGTGGGCCGGTAGGCACAGATGGGGCATTATCCCCTGCACCCTGGGGTCCCAACATAGGCTGCTTGGCCTCCATGCTCCGTGAGGAAACAGAGCGGAACCTCAGGGCTGAGGGGGTGGGCTGGAGACCAAGGGCAGCCCGCAGCCCACGCCTCTTGGCACCACCAGGAAAGAGCTGCCTAGGCCCTCTAGATGCCACCTCTACGCCTGGGGGCCTCCAGCTCCGCAGAGTAAAGGCCAAAGCCGTGGCCTAAGAGGAGAAGAGACAGCAATCACCCTTTCCCTGCCCAGATCACCCAGTGGCACCACCACCCTGGGCCACCAACCCAATGACCATCAAGCCTGGCCAGCACCCCTCACCTGTACGCACCCTCTCCGGCACAGCCTCCCTCTGCCCGGTGTTGGCACCAAGGGATAGGGCCCAGAAAAACTGTCAGAGCGAAACCATGCTTTCTCCTTCTTTTGCTTCCGCCGCCTCCTCCTCTTCAGCCAGTGGGCAGCCCAGGCTGGCTCTACCCATGCCATCTCCAGTGCCACCCCCCATGCTGCCAGTACCAGGGGCTATGAAAGGAGGTAACTGTTAGAGCTAAGACAAAGATGGGGAGCAAGCAAGAGGAGGCCCTGAATTCCCCTTGCCCTGAACGTGGAGCCGCAGCCTCTGCCAGTGCCAGACAACCACCTTTCAGCAACCACGTACCCGATCCTGGGTGAGGCTGGAGTCAGGGGCCAGTAAGGGCCGGGCCACGCAAATGTGGGCCAGGAAGGCAAGCTGGAGCTTCAGCCAGGGGTGGGCACAGGGATGGTAGAGGAAGCTGACATTctcagcctggaggaagggcatGGAGACATCAAGCCAGGTCCCTCCCTAAGAATCCCAAGTTCTCCCATCCTGAGGAGCCAACTTAAAGGGGCTCCCAGGATGGCCAGATGACCCTTCCACCTTCAGGGCTCAGGAAAGGACAAAGGGCCCTGGATACTGGCGTGCACCCCCTCTTGCCTCTGAAGGCATTCCTTTCATCCCTCCTCTCCATGCACTGCCACCCCTCAAAGCTCACAACTTCTGTGGCAGCATGCGTGGTTAACCCTGCCAGACTCAGACCACACTCTTTAGCTATATTTCTCTGGACCTGCCACGGTGGCTCTACAGGTTCCCAGTCTAGACTGTAAGCACCCCCCAAACAGAGACCAGCTCTTCTATGTATTGACCCATCTATGTATTCAGTCTCGTCTCCCCAACGCACCCAAATACAGGGCACAAAGGCAGCAGGTGCACAATCTCAGGATGGAAACCCTTCATCaattattaattattctttgaTTGAGCTGACCTGACACTCAGCACTTGTGCCAGATGCTACAGGAGATGCCAAAAGAGAACTCCTGGACTCCACTTGCAGGGAATGCAAAGGAAACTCAGGGGAACCGAACTAACGCAAATGAAAGCGCAAACTAATAACACTCGAAGTGATTAGTTGTTAAATTACAAGAGATACATTATAAGCATTACACAAATTTGGAGAAGGTGATGAATAAATAAGGGCTCATATGATCAGGCAAGGTCTCAAGAGAGAGCTGACTCCTATGCTGGGCTTTGAAGATGGATGGGGATGGatggcaggagggcagggagctGCCCCCTTCAAGTCAGGATACGCCAGGTGTTGAGGGGAATAAGCAGGTGCAAAAGTACAACGGTGGGAACAAGCCTCGAACTCATATGTGTGGTGAGCAGACCAACAAGACGAGAGGAACCAAAGATGTGGGGAGGATGGATGAGGTTTACTTAACGAGGTAGAGCCTGAAAAACTAGACAGGGGAGTATGGCCATGATAAGGCGAGAAATAAGGAGCCACTGGTTTCTGAACAGTGGAATGAAAGGGCTGTTTGGGAAAAGGAATCAGGTAGGTGGCAGGAGCTCTTTTGGCCTGGAGCTATTACaaggatcaaaaaaaaaaaaaaagatatttcagaagGAAAACCAAAGGGACAGAGAAGCTATCCAACCATTGGCAATGAAAACAGGCAGCCACACAAGGTGAACCCCCAGTTTGGTTGGTAACCTGAGGTACACACTCCTTACAGCTTCCTATTTTCCAAAGTGCTGTCCCACACTATTTGTTAACTCCTCATGGGGAGGGACGTTACTAATAACCTCTCTTACagaaaaatgaggcccagagaagtcagGAGacttccaaagtcacacagcagagcTGGAGCGCAGGTTGTTTTTTCCTACTACCCTCAGAGTTTCCCTTGCAGCCTCCTGCCCACACAGCCAGCTACTCAACAGGATTCCTGATAAGCACTGCAGAGGACCAAGGCCTGTGGCTCACTGTCCTGGGACTAAGAACATTGCCCCTTACTGGGGGGAGTGGTAAAGAATGGAACTGGTGAGCAGAAAAGGTGGAGAAAGCCTGCGAGGAGCTCGCTGTTTCCAGTGCAGACACTGAGGATGCCTCCTGCTTGTACTTACCTGCCGTGGACTCACCCGTGTGTAGGTCACTCTTGGCAACACCTATACAGGGGGAGAGAAGAGAGCTTAGAGCCCACGGGGGactctgggtggggggaggacagcAAGCCCGTGCCGTCACGTTGGAATGGAAACGTTGGTGACTTGAGGGCCGGAGGAACCGGCAGAGGTGCTCAGAGGGTGGCTGTGGAGGGTGCCGCGAGGCCAGGGCGGCACTGGGCTGCCCCTTCACACTCCTCTCTCCCACCGCCCTCCAGGCACCCACCTGTGGGGGCAGAGGCCACAGGCCCTCGGGACAACGGGCTCCCGCCTCCTCCGCCGGCTCAGCCACCACCTGTGGGTTCAAGGCGCAGAAGAGCTGGGGCGTTTGGCCTCGGCGCGGGCTCTGCCCTCtccctcccaggcccagccctccaAGGGGAGAACTCCTAGTCCCCTCTCCGCGCGCCACTCCTTCCAGCACGAACTTTTGGCCGAAGGCTTCTCGGGAGCGGGTAGCCTTACCTCACTGGGACCCAGGAGCCCCGCCAGGGCCGCCAGGAGCAGCAGTTGGGGCGGAGGCGGAGGAGGCGCCATCCCGGCCCGCCCCAGCACTGCCCGCAGCCCAGCAAGCCAGGGAGCGCGCGCCGCCtggccctgcccccgcccccgcgcACCCACGCCGCCCACGTGCCCACGTAGACCCCGGGCTCGCGCGCGCCGTCCCGCCCCGACCCCAGACCGCGCGCCGCGACTCCCCAGGCTCGCGCGCCCCTCGCCTCGCCCCgcctcgccccgccccgcccccgcagcTCCGGCCCACTCTCGCCGggtccccgccccgccccagtgCCCGCCCACAGCCCGGGACAGTGCGCGCACGCGTCCTCAACCCCAAGCCGGAAAAGTTCGGAAGCCGGTCTTCGGCGCGCCGCGCTGCGAGGCAGGCGGGACCACCTCCTTCGCCCGGGCACTCGTCTCAGCGGGTCTCCGCGGCCTGCAGGGCGCAGCTGCAGCTCCTGGGTGGAATCTTGGAGCGGGGAGGAGGGCGGGAATTGGGATTCCACTGTGAACTGGGTGGCCCAGTAGGGGAGACGGGTCCGCTCCTTCGGCAAACCCGCTTCACACTTATCAATGTGACCTGCATCTAGAAGAGGGACAGAAGCCTGAAGTCCGAGCTGCAGAAGGAAGAGGGTCCCCACTCTAGAGCTACACCTTCATCCCATCCCACTCTTGCCCTCACAAATAGCGCCCGAACCCGGAGGAGTCTCCAAGGGTCTCAGGCCTCCACGCTCTCCAGACCCAGAAGTCCCAGGAAGCTGGAGCCGGGCTGGGGGCTGCTTTCTTGCCCACGTCCGCCTCCGCTTTCGTAATTAGCCCAGCGGGCACCAGCAGATGCCCAAGGAGACTTTGGTCACCGTGAGGTGGAGTCACAGGCCTCGCCCCCAGCAGGGAGCGCTGGCCAGACGTCACCTGCAGCGGGTGCCCGCTCTGCCGCCCTCTCCCCGGTGCCCTTCTCCTTGGCCCGGCTCAGGATTTTGAGGAAAGACGGGAAAGTGGGTGGAGGGTGAGAGTTGAAATGCCCAGCCCCAAACTTTGAAATAGAGCAAGACCGTCTCCCACATAGCTGTGACTTGCAAGGGGTAtttcttacccttcccccatTCCCCGGTAATTGCCAGTTATTGAGCTGATGAAGGGACTGCCATCTATCCCCTGCCACGGCCGGGTCGCGGGGTGATAGGCATCCCCCTCCACGGGCACCTGAGTGCGTCTTTTCCTCCAGCCTATTCTCGGAGGTTTGGGGCTGTTTCTTTTGGGGAAGTCCTTCCTGGGGAGCGGTGTTGAGGATTTCTTCTACCAGGTTCCAGGGGAGCCCCACGCTCCCCGGGGGGATCGGCACAGCGCACTAATGCAGGCAAGGGAAAGAGCATTCCCCGGCACTCCAGCCTCCCGCTGCTAACCCGCGGTCAGGGCACGACGCCGGCCCTGGCCCTCGCTGGCCCTGAGCCGGACCCCCGCCCGGCCGGGTTATTGCGCAGTTGCGGGTGCCCGCGGGGCCAAGACAAACACCGAGGTCAGAGAGCACAGCCGAGCCTGGCGACGGAGGTGCGGGTGGTGGCTCCGGCTGCACTGCAGCCGCCCCGCGGAAGCCCGGGAGCCCGCGCCGGGAGCTGCGGTTTATTCACTTCTCCCTTTTGCTACTTCTCAACAGCGGCCCCTGAGGGCGCAGCGACGCAGGTCTCCCCGGTAGCTGCACACCCTACACAACACGCGGGACGGAGGGGCGGGGGCAGAGGATTCTGAGACTCATCCCCGTCCCCCAAGCCTCGGTCTCCAAGTCTCCCCGCTTCtctgccccccacaccccactCCTCGGCTTgctgccctccccactcccttccgTCTCGCCGGCGCGTCCTCGCTCCCTCCCCGTGGCCTCCGCTCCTTTCACCTCTTGCTCCTGCTTGTCGCAATCACTGTACAAAGGGCCGTGGGCGGGAGGTGGGGGGCGGGTGAGGGGAGCCGGGACCGAACTGGCTGCCTCTGCGGGGCCGCGGCCAATCCGGAGtgcaccccctccctccccgcggaAGGGCCCTGGGCAGTCGCCGCGGCCCGGCGGAGCCGCGGCCAGAGCGGGGAGCTCGCCAAGGGGACGTCCCCGCCGCTGCCGCCCGCCGGAGGCTCTCCGGCCTCGCCATGCCGCCGTGGGGCGCCGCCCTCGCCCTGCTCCTGGCCGCGCTCGCCCTGCTTGGCCTGCTCGCCGCGCTGCTGCGGCGCCCCGGGAGGCGCGCCGTCGGAGCGAGGACCCTGCCGGGGGCGCAGGGCCAAGACCACGAGGAGGAGGTGGACGGCGCAGGCCCCGCGGACCAGTTCAGCGACGAGCGTGAGCCTCTGCCCGGCGGGTGCAGGCTCATCTGTAAGCCGTCGGCGCTGGCCCAGTGCCTGCTGCGCGCCTTGCGACGCTCGACAGCGCTGGAGCCGGGCCCGCGCTCCTGGCTCTCCGGGCCCCACCTGCAGACCCTCTGCCATTTCGTGCTGCCGGTGGGGCCGGGGTCCGATCTGGCCCGGGAGTACCTGCAGTTGGCGGACGACGGGCTGGTGGCCCTGGACTGGGTCGTGGGACCTTGCGCCCGGGGCCGCCGGGTCACCAATGCCGGGGGCCTCCCGGCGGTGCTGCTGGTGATCCCCAATGCCTGGGGACGCCTCACCCGCAACGTGCTCGGCCTCTGCCTGCTGGCCCTAGAGCGCGGCTACTACCCGGTCATCTTCCACCGTCGCGGCCACCACGGCTGCCCACTGGTCAGCCCCCGGCTGCAGCCTTTCGGGGACCCGTCTGATCTCAAAGAGGCCATCACTTACATCCGCTTCCGACACCCCGCAGCCCCGCTGTTCGCGGTGAGCGAGGGCTCAGGCTCGGCGCTGCTGCTGTCCTACCTGGGCGAGTGTGGCTCCTCCAGCTACATGACTGGTGCAGCCTGCATCTCGCCGGTGCTATGCTGCCGCGAGTGGTTTGAGGCCGGCCTGCCCTGGCCCTACGAGCGGGGCTTTCTGCTCCACCAGAAGATCGCCCTCAGCAGGTGGGTAACGGAGGCTGCAGACGAGCAATGGGGGGAATAGAGGTTTGGGGCTGAGAAACGGCTCTGCCTGGTTTTGAATCAAACAGGTTTAGAGCAATTTGGGCAAAGTTTTCCTCACACACTTCCTGAAGCGTCCAAGCCCTCTAGTCTGGACAGAATCAGGGAAGCAGGTTTAA
Above is a genomic segment from Mesoplodon densirostris isolate mMesDen1 chromosome 18, mMesDen1 primary haplotype, whole genome shotgun sequence containing:
- the TP53I13 gene encoding tumor protein p53-inducible protein 13 isoform X5 → MAPPPPPPQLLLLAALAGLLGPSEVVAEPAEEAGARCPEGLWPLPPQVLPRVTYTRVSPRQAENVSFLYHPCAHPWLKLQLAFLAHICVARPLLAPDSSLTQDRATALAFTLRSWRPPGVEVASRGPRQLFPGGAKRRGLRAALGLQPTPSALRFRSVSSRSMEAKQPMLGPQGAGDNAPSVPTGPLLLGGPGSSVSSRLEAQVPKGQSSPGVCACPSQASPAARAAAPPPAARGPTPRTEEAAWAAMALTFLLVLLTLATLCTRLHRNFRRGESIYWEPTVDSQDTVAAVLKRRLQMPPRRVKRSRRRPLLPPTPDSGPDGDSSE
- the TP53I13 gene encoding tumor protein p53-inducible protein 13 isoform X1, which produces MAPPPPPPQLLLLAALAGLLGPSEVVAEPAEEAGARCPEGLWPLPPQVLPRVTYTRVSPRQAENVSFLYHPCAHPWLKLQLAFLAHICVARPLLAPDSSLTQDRPLVLAAWGVALEMAWVEPAWAAHWLKRRRRRKQKKEKAWFRSDSFSGPYPLVPTPGRGRLCRRGCVQATALAFTLRSWRPPGVEVASRGPRQLFPGGAKRRGLRAALGLQPTPSALRFRSVSSRSMEAKQPMLGPQGAGDNAPSVPTGPLLLGGPGSSVSSRLEAQVPKGQSSPGVCACPSQASPAARAAAPPPAARGPTPRTEEAAWAAMALTFLLVLLTLATLCTRLHRNFRRGESIYWEPTVDSQDTVAAVLKRRLQMPPRRVKRSRRRPLLPPTPDSGPDGDSSE
- the TP53I13 gene encoding tumor protein p53-inducible protein 13 isoform X2, yielding MAPPPPPPQLLLLAALAGLLGPSEVLPRVTYTRVSPRQAENVSFLYHPCAHPWLKLQLAFLAHICVARPLLAPDSSLTQDRPLVLAAWGVALEMAWVEPAWAAHWLKRRRRRKQKKEKAWFRSDSFSGPYPLVPTPGRGRLCRRGCVQATALAFTLRSWRPPGVEVASRGPRQLFPGGAKRRGLRAALGLQPTPSALRFRSVSSRSMEAKQPMLGPQGAGDNAPSVPTGPLLLGGPGSSVSSRLEAQVPKGQSSPGVCACPSQASPAARAAAPPPAARGPTPRTEEAAWAAMALTFLLVLLTLATLCTRLHRNFRRGESIYWEPTVDSQDTVAAVLKRRLQMPPRRVKRSRRRPLLPPTPDSGPDGDSSE
- the TP53I13 gene encoding tumor protein p53-inducible protein 13 isoform X4; translation: MAPPPPPPQLLLLAALAGLLGPSEVLPRVTYTRVSPRQPLVLAAWGVALEMAWVEPAWAAHWLKRRRRRKQKKEKAWFRSDSFSGPYPLVPTPGRGRLCRRGCVQATALAFTLRSWRPPGVEVASRGPRQLFPGGAKRRGLRAALGLQPTPSALRFRSVSSRSMEAKQPMLGPQGAGDNAPSVPTGPLLLGGPGSSVSSRLEAQVPKGQSSPGVCACPSQASPAARAAAPPPAARGPTPRTEEAAWAAMALTFLLVLLTLATLCTRLHRNFRRGESIYWEPTVDSQDTVAAVLKRRLQMPPRRVKRSRRRPLLPPTPDSGPDGDSSE
- the TP53I13 gene encoding tumor protein p53-inducible protein 13 isoform X3 is translated as MAPPPPPPQLLLLAALAGLLGPSEVVAEPAEEAGARCPEGLWPLPPQVLPRVTYTRVSPRQPLVLAAWGVALEMAWVEPAWAAHWLKRRRRRKQKKEKAWFRSDSFSGPYPLVPTPGRGRLCRRGCVQATALAFTLRSWRPPGVEVASRGPRQLFPGGAKRRGLRAALGLQPTPSALRFRSVSSRSMEAKQPMLGPQGAGDNAPSVPTGPLLLGGPGSSVSSRLEAQVPKGQSSPGVCACPSQASPAARAAAPPPAARGPTPRTEEAAWAAMALTFLLVLLTLATLCTRLHRNFRRGESIYWEPTVDSQDTVAAVLKRRLQMPPRRVKRSRRRPLLPPTPDSGPDGDSSE
- the ABHD15 gene encoding protein ABHD15; amino-acid sequence: MPPWGAALALLLAALALLGLLAALLRRPGRRAVGARTLPGAQGQDHEEEVDGAGPADQFSDEREPLPGGCRLICKPSALAQCLLRALRRSTALEPGPRSWLSGPHLQTLCHFVLPVGPGSDLAREYLQLADDGLVALDWVVGPCARGRRVTNAGGLPAVLLVIPNAWGRLTRNVLGLCLLALERGYYPVIFHRRGHHGCPLVSPRLQPFGDPSDLKEAITYIRFRHPAAPLFAVSEGSGSALLLSYLGECGSSSYMTGAACISPVLCCREWFEAGLPWPYERGFLLHQKIALSRYATALEDTVDTGKLFRSRSLREFEETLFCHTKSFPISWDTYWDHNDPLRDVDEAAVPVLCICSTDDPVCGPPNHFLPTELFHSNPYFFLLLSRHGGHCGFLRQEPLPAWSHEVILEYFRALTEFFRTEERMKGLSRRRVSFLGGRRRWGTVPKREVSPSSNLEEIFSWKRSYTR